The sequence GATGCGGCGCTCGCCGCGCCAGACACGGCGGAGGCGTTGCAGCGGCTCACCGCGATCTTCCGCCGGGACGCGGCCGATGCTGCCGCGCCCGGCTGCCTGCTGGTCCGCTCGCTGGCGGAGATGGACCTGCCGGACCCGCTCCGTGCGGCGGCGCGTGCGACCTCAGACAGGATCGAGGCGCGGATCGCCGACCGGCTCGGGGCAGGGCAGGCAGCGGGCGAGGTCCGCGCCGACCTGCCGTCCGCAGCGCTCGCCCGTCAGATCCTGTTGCTCGCCGACGGTGCCATGGTCCATGCCGCCGCCGGTGATCCGCCCGACGCGGCGCTTGCCGCCCTTCCCACCCTCGTTCTCACCAAAGGATCCCCGTCATGATTGCCTGGATTTTCCTCGGCATTGCAGCGCTCTTCGAGATCACCTTCGCCATGAGCATGAAGTATTCCGAAGGGTTCACCCGCCTCGCACCGACCCTGGTGACTGCGGTCG is a genomic window of Pontivivens ytuae containing:
- a CDS encoding TetR/AcrR family transcriptional regulator; the encoded protein is MTDRTHFPFMTERTQISDVDEGRPGRPRSFEEGDVLARALDTFRAHGFHATTYPMLEEATGLHRQSLRYAFGDKAALFAAALNAYATRRLAEVDAALAAPDTAEALQRLTAIFRRDAADAAAPGCLLVRSLAEMDLPDPLRAAARATSDRIEARIADRLGAGQAAGEVRADLPSAALARQILLLADGAMVHAAAGDPPDAALAALPTLVLTKGSPS